A stretch of DNA from Pontiella agarivorans:
GCGTACAAGAACCAGCGAAGATACCTCCGGAGAATACCGTGCGGCACTGAACTACCTGTGGAAGATGACGGAACGGTCTTCTTACTACCTGAACCTGGAATACAACGCCAATATGGAAGAGGTGGATACCGACAACAACGGTCTGCTGGTTACCGGCCTGCGCAGTCAGGTCTACGAAACGCTCTCCATGTTTATTGAAGTGCGCGATGAGTATGACAACCTTCCGGATGCCGGTGTTGCGGAACACAACGACACCACGGTCCTTGCCGGTCTGTCCTACGACTTCTAAACCTTCCGGGGTTCGGATAACAGAGCCGCTTTCGGGCGGCTTTTTTTATTTCCTATGTTCAAAAAATCAAACCTTCAAACAGCGTTGCGTTCACCCGGAGAACCGGTGTTCGGGATTTCATCCGGCCTGATTCGGCAGGTGCTGGACGGTTCACGCAGCAGTGCGCGGAAGCGGATGATTCTGCCGTTGCATAAAGGGGACGCGGCTTTGCTGCAAAGGATGCTTAATGCCGTGCAGCCCGGCACCTACATCCGTCCGCACCGTCACACTGCCGACCGCGCCGAAAGCATTATCGTGCTGCAGGGGGCGATTCAGTTTCTGAGGTTTGATGACTGCGGCGAAATTGTCCAATCCCTGGAAGTTCGCGCCGGTTCTTCGGTGTTCGGCGTCGATATTGAGGGCGGCATCTGGCACAGCTTTCTGGCCGTGGAACCCGACACTGTGCTGTTCGAAGTGAAACCCGGTCCCTACGATCCCGAAACCGACAAGGAATTCGCCCGCTGGGCGCCGAGCGAGTTTTCAGCTGAGGCGGAAGCTTATTTGCAGAACTTGACGACTTCGTCATAGGACATTTCGCCGCCGAAGATGTCGAGAGCGGAGCCGATGGTGACGTCGATGCGGCCCTGTCCCGCTATGTTCAGTTTTTCGAGATCCTGGAAGTTCCGTACGCCGCCGGCATAGGTGCAGGGAATGGGGCAGTGATCGGACAGCAGTTTGACCAGCTCTTCATCCATGCCCTGCTGTTTGCCTTCGACATCCACTCCGTGGATCAGGAATTCTGCGCATTGTCTGCCCAGGGTTTTCAGGGAGTGTTCATTGACGATGAAGTCGGTGAAGGTCTGCCAGCGGTCGGTGACCACATAGTAATTCCCATCTTTTTTTCGGCAGCTCAGATCAATCACCAGTTTGTCGGAGCCGACGGCATCGATCAGCTGGTCGAGCCGTCCTGGATCAAGCTGCCCATTCTGAAACAGGTAGGAGGTGACAATGACGTGTGAAGCTCCGTCGTTGATCCAGAGTTCGGCATTGTCAACGGCAATACCGCCGCCGATCTGCAGGCCGCCGGGCCACGCGGCCAGCGCTTCTTTGGCCGCATCGACATTGCCTTTGCCCAGCTTGATTACGTGGCCGCCGGCGAGTCCGTCCTTTTTGTAAAGTTCGGCATACCACGCCGGCGGTTTTTCGGAGACAAAATTGGTTTCCGGTTCCGCGTTATCGGTCAGCGAGCCGCCGACGATCTGTTTCACTTTACCGTTATGCAGGTCTATGCAGGGTCTGAATTTCATGGGTTCACCTTGTCAGGTCTGGGATTGAAAGACCACGAAATACACTAAATACACGAACCCCATGCAAAGGTTTTCTTTTTGAGGATAGGGTGTATTTCGTAGTTCAGATGCTAATTCAGCGCTTGTATCTCCCGTGGTTCTGCCTATCATCGCCGATCCGTTTTTAAATTGAAGAAGAGAAGTGCTATGAGCGAAAAACCGAGCAAATATTACGTAACCACGCCGATTTATTATGTGAACGACAAGCCGCATATCGGCCATTCCTATACGACCATTCTGGCCGACGTGCTGGCGAGCTATCATCGCCTGCTGGATGTTCCGACCTGGTTTCTGACCGGCACGGATGAGCACGGACAGAAGGTGCAGCAGGCGGCCGATGCCAATGGAATCACTCCGCAGGAGCAGTGCGACCAAACCGTCGTCCGCTTTCAGGAGCTTTGGAAGCGCCTCGAAATTCAGAACGACGATTTTATCCGGACAACGGAAGAGCGCCATAAAAAGGTCGTGCAGGAAACGCTGCAGGAACTCTTTGATCGGGACGAAATTTACAAGGCGGAATACGAGGGCTGGTATTGTGTCGGTTGCGAGCGCTTTTTTACGGAAAAGGATCTCGTGGACGGAAACTGCCCGGAATGCGGCCGTCCGGTGGATAAGATTATTGAATCCAACTATTTCTTCCGTATGAGCAAATATCAGGATTGGCTCATCGACTACATTGAATCCAACCCCGGTTTCATTCAGCCCTCTTTCCGCGCCAATGAAACCCTTGGGTTCCTCAAAAACAAGGAACTGCAGGATCTTTGTATTTCGCGGCCGAAATCGCGTCTGGCCTGGGGAATTGAGCTTCCGTTTGATGCGGAGTTTGTGACCTATGTCTGGTTCGACGCGCTGATCAACTATATCTCGGCGGTCGGTTATAAATCCGATGAAGAGCAGTTTGAAAAGTGGTGGCCGTGTTCCTGTCAGCTTATCGGAAAAGACATTCTCACCACACACACGGTTTACTGGCCGACGATGCTTAAAGCCATGGGCGTCGAAATGCCGCAGTCCATCTTTGCCCACGGCTGGTGGCTTACGGGTCGCACCAAAATGAGCAAATCGCTGGGCAATGTCGTGAATCCGATGGATATGATCGATAAATACGGCGTCGATGCGTTCCGGTATTTTCTGATTGCTGAAATGACGCTCGGGCAGGATGCATCGTTCACGGAAGAGGCGTTTGTAAAACGCTATAATTCCGATCTGGCCAACGACCTCGGCAACGTGACCAATCGTGTGCTGAATATGACCTCGCGTTATTGCGAAGGTAAAATTCCGGCAATTTCCAAGGACGGTCTCGATACGGTATTGGAGGATGCACTCTGGGCAGAAACGACTGCGGTTGCGGAACAGATGGGCGGAATGATCGGCGATATGAAACTGGACGCCTCCGTGGCCGCAGTAATGGGCGTGGTTCGTAAAATCAATGTTTACCTGCAGGAACGCGCGCCGTGGAGTCTGGCCAAGGAAGCGGGGAATGAAGCGCAGATTGGCTATTGTCTCTATACTGCGGCGGAATGCCTTCGGGTCTGTGCGGCGCTGCTCTATCCGGTGATGCCGGAGAAGATGGCGGCCCTGCGAACTGCACTGGGGATGAGCGATGCAAAACCGCAGCTGGACAAACTGATCATATTTGGCGTCTTGGAACCCGGAACTGAAATTTCGCAGCCCGGGGCTCTTTTCCCGCGGATTGAACTGCCGAAGAAGGATGAGAAACCGGCCGAGAAACCGAAAAAACAGAAGCAGCAGCCGAAGAAAAAAGATGAACCGGCCAAAGACGGCCTGATTACGTTTGATCAGGTGATGGCGGTAAATCTGAAAACGGCGGTGGTGCTCGAAGCCGAGAAGATTGACGGGGCGGATAAACTCCTGAAGCTGCAGGTGGATCTCGGTTCGGAAAAACGCCAGCTCGTGGCAGGGATCGCCCTGCATTATAAACCGGAAGAGCTGATAGGGAAAACCATCGTGGTGGTGGCCAACCTGAAGCCGGCGAAACTGCGCGGGGTGAAGTCGGAAGGCATGTTGCTGGCAGCATCGGTCGGTGAGACGCTGAGGCTGGTGACGGTCGACGGTGAAATTGGTCCCGGTGCTTCGGTGAAATAAGCTTTTCCAATCTCTGGAAAAACCTTTGCTGGCGGGCTGAATTTCGCTTTCTGATGGGCAATAATTTTAAGCCGAAAATGGGTTGCAACACCCAAGGGCAACTGCAATCTTAGGCGGTGTTTTCGCAAAATATCGCGATGGGCGTGGTATGGATGTTTGACGTGCGGATGAACTGGAGGTTTATTTCCAATGAAGAAATTGATGATAGTTGGTATGGCGGCGGTATTTGCTGCTGGTGTTGCAAACGCTCAAAACGATGTCGTAATGGTGGGGCAGGTGCCTTCCAATGATCGTAGTGAAGCGCAAGTAACCGCAGAGATGGCTCTGTTGTCCGCTTATGTTTGGCGCGGTACTGTTCAGGATCAGGACATGGTCTTTCAGCCTCAGTTGTCCGTCAGCCAGTATGGCGTCAGTTTCAATGTCTGGGCGAACTATGATTTCAGCGGAAATTACAACGGAGTTGAAAATGATATTTCAGAAGTTGACCTCTCTCTGGCGTATACTCTTCCGCTTAATCTGAATGATGTCTCGTTCGACATCGGGGTGATCAACTATCAGTTCCCGGCGAATAGCAAGGGAGGGTATGCGCAGGGTAAATCAACGACTGAACTCTTTGCGTCGGCCCACTTGCTGACGTTACAGGATTACGTCATTCCTTCCGTGACGTTCTTCGGTGACGTTAAAGAAGTTGATGGCACGTACATCCTGTTTGATGTGGTGGCTCCTTATCAGATCAGTGATTACCTTGCCGTTGAAGGCGGGGTGTCCACCGGTTGGGGCAACGGTCGTTATAACACCGCATATTTCGGTGTCGGCGGGGGCAATAAAGGATTTATTGACTACAATATTTACGGCACCGTCTCCTACGAGATTCTTGATGGCGTGACGGCCAGCTTCAACCTGACCTACACCGGCCTCTATGGCGGAACCATTAAAGAGGGCGCGAAAGCGATGTACGAAGCCGGCGAAAAATTCTGGGGCGGCTTCAATATTGCCTACGATTTTTAATCGGTAAGGCAAGCCCGTTGCAAACGTCCCGATTTCCGGGGCGTTTTTTTTGGTTTGGTCGTTTTGAAGCAAAGCGATACCATCCACAGGATTTTCAACCTAAACCAAGAGGTGCAAGCCATGAATGAACTGCTGAACCTGCTGAAACAGAATGCGCTCGAGTCGCCCGAAAATCTGGCCAAAATGCTGGGAGTTTCGGTGGATGAGGTCAAAAAACAAATTGCCGATTTTGAAAAGGAAGGGGTAATTCGGGCGTATCAGGCGGTGGTGAACGAAGAGAAACTCGATGCTTCGCTGGTTACGACGGTGATTGAGGTCAAAGTGACACCAGAGAGTGAAGGCGGGTTTGACCGTATTGCCGACCGGATCAGTAAATTTCCGGAAGTGGATTCCTGCTTCCTGATGTCCGGCGGTTTTGACCTGCTGCTTTTTATTAAGGGCCGGTCCATGCAGGATTCTTTCCGGTTTGTCAGCGACAAACTTTCCACCATGCCGGGTGTAACCTCAACCGCAACCCATTTCATGATGAAGGCGTATAAACAGAACGGTATTGTAATGAATACAGGAGATGATGATGAGCGACTCAAAGTCTCTCCATAGTAAAATATCGAAAGTCGTTCATGAAATTCCAAGGTCCGGAATTCGCGACTTTTTCGATATTGTGAGTTCCCGCGAAGATGTGATTTCGCTGGGTATCGGCGAGCCGGATTTTGTTACACCCTGGCACATTCGGGAGGCTGCCACACTGGCGCTGGAACGCGGGCAGACCAGTTATACCTCCAATATGGGGTTGCTTTCTCTGCGGCGC
This window harbors:
- a CDS encoding WbuC family cupin fold metalloprotein, with amino-acid sequence MFGISSGLIRQVLDGSRSSARKRMILPLHKGDAALLQRMLNAVQPGTYIRPHRHTADRAESIIVLQGAIQFLRFDDCGEIVQSLEVRAGSSVFGVDIEGGIWHSFLAVEPDTVLFEVKPGPYDPETDKEFARWAPSEFSAEAEAYLQNLTTSS
- the hisA gene encoding phosphoribosylformimino-5-aminoimidazole carboxamide ribotide isomerase, with translation MKFRPCIDLHNGKVKQIVGGSLTDNAEPETNFVSEKPPAWYAELYKKDGLAGGHVIKLGKGNVDAAKEALAAWPGGLQIGGGIAVDNAELWINDGASHVIVTSYLFQNGQLDPGRLDQLIDAVGSDKLVIDLSCRKKDGNYYVVTDRWQTFTDFIVNEHSLKTLGRQCAEFLIHGVDVEGKQQGMDEELVKLLSDHCPIPCTYAGGVRNFQDLEKLNIAGQGRIDVTIGSALDIFGGEMSYDEVVKFCK
- the metG gene encoding methionine--tRNA ligase, translated to MKKRSAMSEKPSKYYVTTPIYYVNDKPHIGHSYTTILADVLASYHRLLDVPTWFLTGTDEHGQKVQQAADANGITPQEQCDQTVVRFQELWKRLEIQNDDFIRTTEERHKKVVQETLQELFDRDEIYKAEYEGWYCVGCERFFTEKDLVDGNCPECGRPVDKIIESNYFFRMSKYQDWLIDYIESNPGFIQPSFRANETLGFLKNKELQDLCISRPKSRLAWGIELPFDAEFVTYVWFDALINYISAVGYKSDEEQFEKWWPCSCQLIGKDILTTHTVYWPTMLKAMGVEMPQSIFAHGWWLTGRTKMSKSLGNVVNPMDMIDKYGVDAFRYFLIAEMTLGQDASFTEEAFVKRYNSDLANDLGNVTNRVLNMTSRYCEGKIPAISKDGLDTVLEDALWAETTAVAEQMGGMIGDMKLDASVAAVMGVVRKINVYLQERAPWSLAKEAGNEAQIGYCLYTAAECLRVCAALLYPVMPEKMAALRTALGMSDAKPQLDKLIIFGVLEPGTEISQPGALFPRIELPKKDEKPAEKPKKQKQQPKKKDEPAKDGLITFDQVMAVNLKTAVVLEAEKIDGADKLLKLQVDLGSEKRQLVAGIALHYKPEELIGKTIVVVANLKPAKLRGVKSEGMLLAASVGETLRLVTVDGEIGPGASVK
- a CDS encoding TorF family putative porin, which produces MKKLMIVGMAAVFAAGVANAQNDVVMVGQVPSNDRSEAQVTAEMALLSAYVWRGTVQDQDMVFQPQLSVSQYGVSFNVWANYDFSGNYNGVENDISEVDLSLAYTLPLNLNDVSFDIGVINYQFPANSKGGYAQGKSTTELFASAHLLTLQDYVIPSVTFFGDVKEVDGTYILFDVVAPYQISDYLAVEGGVSTGWGNGRYNTAYFGVGGGNKGFIDYNIYGTVSYEILDGVTASFNLTYTGLYGGTIKEGAKAMYEAGEKFWGGFNIAYDF
- a CDS encoding Lrp/AsnC family transcriptional regulator; translated protein: MNELLNLLKQNALESPENLAKMLGVSVDEVKKQIADFEKEGVIRAYQAVVNEEKLDASLVTTVIEVKVTPESEGGFDRIADRISKFPEVDSCFLMSGGFDLLLFIKGRSMQDSFRFVSDKLSTMPGVTSTATHFMMKAYKQNGIVMNTGDDDERLKVSP